GCTTGCAATGAAAATGGAATGATTTTCTGCCAGCCATTTACATACATCAACAGGATCAGCCCCGTTAATTGTAAAGGCAATAGTCGGAGTCTTCGCAACATTATCTGGTGCTTGGTATAGTGTGACTTCAGGAATATCAGCCAAAGCATTGCGAAGTAAATTAGCAAGTTTATCCTCATGTTCCTCAATTGCGGAAAAGGCACTTTGAATTTTTTCACTGCGTGTATCCCCTGTACCTAAACTTGCAATAAAATTAACACACGATTCGATGGCAGCAATAGCTTCATGGTTTTGTGTACCTGTTTCTAATTTATCTGGAATAAAGCCTGGCGCTGGTTTCAATTTATACACCGATAGCTTCTCAAATAAATCTTCTTTAATTACCGAAATACCAATATGAGGGCCAAAAAATTTATAAGCAGAACAAAATAGAATATCCACGTCTAATTCGTCGCGATTTATATAATAGTGTGGCACAGCGTGAACCGCATCAACAACAACGATAGCTCCCACTTGTCTTGCTCGCTTTGTAATTGCTTTTATATCTGTAATCGTCCCAACCGCGTTCGACGCCAAGGTTACAGCAACTATAGCAGTATTTTCATCAATCAAATCAGCCACTTTTGATAAGTCTAAAGACAAAGTTTCTGTATCAACTGGTATAAAGCGAACTTCAGTATTTTGATCTTCTGCTGCCGTCAACCATGAATCTACATTTGATCGGTGATCTATCTCTGTAACGACAATGTTATTTGCACTTGTCCATGTTTTCGATAAACCCCGTGCAACTGATAGCATTAATGATGTTGAATTTTGACCGAATGCAACCTCATTAGGCTGGGCATTCATAAGATCAGCTATTGCCTTTCTAGCCTTTTTTATATGTTGCTCCGTTTCCATACTGGTCGGAAATTCACCATGAAGATTTGCCGTTCCCTTTGATAAGTATGAAACCATAGCCTCGATGACATTCTTTTCAACTTGAGATCCCCCAGGACCGTCAAAATAAGCAACTTGTTTACCATTATATTCACGCGTCAACGAAGGAAACCTTTTTCGGATTTCATTAATTGGATACATTTTATCTGCCCCTTTTAAACTAGTTATTCCAGTAGATATAAGTAAAAAGATGCCTGCAATACTTGGTAGAAATATTAGGACCGCCGCCGTGGAATTAGATACATCAATATTCGTATCAATATTTTTTATTGATTCTTTAACATTAGTTATGCTAAACAAAAAATATTTAAACCAGTTAACCCCTACTAGAAATAATTGCCTGAATAGCGTCTAGACAAGTACCCGAAACTAATTCTCTATTAGACCAGCTTTTTTATTGCATCAATAGCAAACTTAATATCATCTTTTGTATTATAAAAGTGAGGTGCTATGCGAATAACATCTGCCCTAGCAGAAACTAAAATATTATTTTTCTTTAATTCCTCTTCAATAAAATTTGCATTATCTACTTTTATCGCTGTATTGGATCCCTTTAAAGTCGGCTCTAACGGGCTTACTATTTCTAAGTTATTTTTTTCGCAATAATCAAGTGTAAATTGTGATAAATCTTCTAAATACCTTTCTATATTTTTCACGCCAACTTCTAAAATAATATCAAGCGCACTATCTGCTGCAAATCCGTTAATCATAGGGAATGTTCCGGAATCGAATCTTTTTGCCCCTTGAGCATAATCTACTACTTCACCATCAAATGCGAAAGGGTTTTTTTGCCCGAACCAACCAGTTATTTTGGGTGATAATGTTTCAGCCAATTCCTCTTTAACATACAAAAAGGCAATTCCAGGAATACCAAGTAAATACTTTTGCATTCCTGTAGCTAGAAAATCTATATTTAGCTTCTTTACGTCTATATCTACTTGACCCGCAGATTGGTAAGCATCTACAAAAACGTAACTATCCTTTTCCTTTGCGTGATGCACGATTGCTTCCAAATCAGAAATTGCGCCATTATAATACGAAACATGAGGTACTGAAACTAATAATGTTTTTTCGTTTATTATTGATGATAAATTGTCATTATTAAAATCTGCATACTTTATATTGTAATTATTTTGAGATAAAGCAACATGTCCAATACACGGAAAATCATTTTTAGATACCAAAAAGTCTGTTTTATCTTTCTTTGGTTTTAAACTCGTAGCAATTGAAGATATTGCGTGTGAAACGGATGAAACAATTGC
This window of the Sporosarcina ureilytica genome carries:
- a CDS encoding aminotransferase class V-fold PLP-dependent enzyme is translated as MIDIQLVREEFPILANKIQLSSCSQSALHRDVKNNINKYIATWENDGMNWELWMEVCEKARMKFAKLINAKTSEIAIVSSVSHAISSIATSLKPKKDKTDFLVSKNDFPCIGHVALSQNNYNIKYADFNNDNLSSIINEKTLLVSVPHVSYYNGAISDLEAIVHHAKEKDSYVFVDAYQSAGQVDIDVKKLNIDFLATGMQKYLLGIPGIAFLYVKEELAETLSPKITGWFGQKNPFAFDGEVVDYAQGAKRFDSGTFPMINGFAADSALDIILEVGVKNIERYLEDLSQFTLDYCEKNNLEIVSPLEPTLKGSNTAIKVDNANFIEEELKKNNILVSARADVIRIAPHFYNTKDDIKFAIDAIKKLV
- a CDS encoding cysteine desulfurase-like protein, whose product is MYPINEIRKRFPSLTREYNGKQVAYFDGPGGSQVEKNVIEAMVSYLSKGTANLHGEFPTSMETEQHIKKARKAIADLMNAQPNEVAFGQNSTSLMLSVARGLSKTWTSANNIVVTEIDHRSNVDSWLTAAEDQNTEVRFIPVDTETLSLDLSKVADLIDENTAIVAVTLASNAVGTITDIKAITKRARQVGAIVVVDAVHAVPHYYINRDELDVDILFCSAYKFFGPHIGISVIKEDLFEKLSVYKLKPAPGFIPDKLETGTQNHEAIAAIESCVNFIASLGTGDTRSEKIQSAFSAIEEHEDKLANLLRNALADIPEVTLYQAPDNVAKTPTIAFTINGADPVDVCKWLAENHSIFIASGDFYASTLADKLGLNETGGWIRAGLAPYNTEEETTRLIEAIQLYVAKHLSYQKI